The proteins below are encoded in one region of Peptoniphilus sp. GNH:
- the gpmI gene encoding 2,3-bisphosphoglycerate-independent phosphoglycerate mutase, with product MKTAALIILDGLGLGKENENNAFYMAKTPNIDRLLKTCPHSKINASEEFVGLPKGQMGNSEVGHLNIGSGRVIYQDLLRINRAIEDGSLFCMKELLDAMRACKREDKALHLMGLVSKGGVHSSFDHLKGLITMAKREGLKKVYIHAITDGRDVNPHSAIKDLEELQEFLDSQGVGKIATVIGRYYAMDRDKRWDRIEIAYELYTQGKGEEVSNLKDYLKKSYEEDITDEFIKPAYLGQGKIQDKDRLIFFNFRPDRARQIVSALSSKDFDGFKRKVFPKIEITCMTSYDKKFPLPVVFKETIPTMTLGEVISKEGLLQLRAAETEKFAHVTYFFNGGREVPFEGEDRILIPSPKVATYDLKPEMSAYELTDNLLEKIKEDKYSLIIVNFANPDMVGHTGNTKAAIKAVEAVDTCLGRLVNALEERGGCGLITADHGNCELMKDENGNPVTSHTTNQVFLIMFGKKGSLKDGALCDLAPSLLDLLNIKKPKEMTGNSLIGGQ from the coding sequence ATGAAAACAGCGGCCTTGATAATTTTAGATGGTCTTGGCTTGGGAAAAGAAAATGAAAACAACGCCTTTTATATGGCTAAGACGCCCAATATAGATAGATTATTAAAGACCTGTCCTCATTCAAAAATAAATGCCAGCGAAGAATTTGTCGGTCTGCCAAAAGGACAAATGGGAAATTCTGAAGTTGGACACTTGAATATAGGATCTGGTAGGGTAATCTACCAAGACCTTTTGAGAATAAATAGAGCCATAGAGGACGGATCCTTATTTTGTATGAAAGAACTTTTGGATGCCATGCGAGCTTGCAAAAGAGAAGATAAGGCCCTTCACCTTATGGGACTGGTATCCAAGGGAGGAGTCCATTCGTCATTTGACCACCTCAAGGGACTTATCACTATGGCAAAAAGAGAGGGTCTTAAAAAAGTTTACATCCATGCAATCACAGACGGCAGAGATGTGAATCCTCATTCTGCTATAAAAGATTTAGAAGAGTTGCAAGAGTTCTTAGATTCTCAAGGTGTGGGAAAGATTGCGACAGTAATCGGTCGCTACTATGCCATGGACAGGGATAAGAGATGGGATAGGATAGAGATAGCCTACGAACTATACACACAAGGAAAGGGCGAAGAAGTTTCAAACTTAAAAGACTATCTAAAAAAATCCTATGAAGAAGACATCACGGACGAATTTATAAAACCTGCCTATCTGGGTCAGGGGAAAATTCAAGACAAAGACAGACTTATATTTTTTAACTTTAGACCAGATAGGGCAAGGCAGATAGTGAGCGCTCTTTCTTCAAAAGATTTTGATGGTTTTAAAAGGAAAGTCTTTCCGAAAATAGAGATAACCTGTATGACATCCTATGACAAAAAATTCCCTCTGCCCGTGGTGTTTAAAGAGACGATACCTACAATGACCTTGGGAGAAGTCATATCAAAAGAAGGGCTCTTACAATTGAGGGCTGCCGAAACAGAAAAATTTGCTCACGTAACTTATTTTTTCAATGGTGGTAGAGAAGTCCCCTTTGAAGGTGAAGATAGAATTTTGATTCCATCTCCCAAGGTGGCAACTTATGATCTGAAACCAGAGATGAGTGCCTACGAACTTACAGACAATTTGCTAGAAAAAATAAAAGAAGATAAATATTCACTCATAATTGTAAATTTTGCCAATCCGGATATGGTAGGGCATACTGGCAATACTAAGGCAGCTATCAAGGCTGTGGAAGCTGTCGATACTTGTCTTGGTAGACTTGTAAATGCCCTTGAAGAAAGAGGAGGGTGTGGTCTTATAACTGCAGACCATGGCAATTGTGAGTTGATGAAAGATGAAAATGGAAATCCTGTGACATCGCATACGACCAATCAGGTTTTTCTAATCATGTTTGGAAAAAAAGGAAGCTTAAAAGACGGAGCCTTATGTGATTTGGCACCCAGTCTTTTAGATTTATTAAATATAAAAAAGCCCAAAGAAATGACGGGCAATTCTTTAATAGGAGGACAATAA
- the murI gene encoding glutamate racemase, with the protein MERPIGVFDSGIGGISVLKRLLKVLPQEKYYYFADEINLPYGDKSPEEIQNLSKKAFDYFKKLDVKLAVLACNTATACAKPYLEANFDFPIFGVIQAGAKDKRLLGKKKVAILATKATIASCKYQEEIAKFYPQIKSYGIACPGLADAIDAQDYPLIEDLIFKASEKIDADTDVAILACTHYPLVRDVFENIFKKKNLAPILIDPADGLAIEIENYIKKSGMKSSKGELHFYSTADLNEFISKSEKLLNK; encoded by the coding sequence ATGGAGCGTCCAATTGGCGTTTTTGATTCTGGCATTGGCGGAATTTCCGTCTTAAAAAGACTGTTGAAGGTCTTGCCGCAAGAAAAATATTATTATTTTGCCGATGAAATAAATCTTCCCTACGGGGATAAAAGCCCCGAAGAAATTCAAAATTTGAGCAAAAAGGCTTTCGACTATTTTAAAAAACTTGATGTGAAGCTGGCAGTTCTGGCGTGTAATACTGCCACAGCTTGTGCCAAGCCCTATCTTGAGGCAAATTTTGATTTTCCAATTTTTGGAGTCATTCAAGCCGGTGCCAAGGACAAAAGACTTTTAGGAAAGAAAAAGGTCGCCATCCTCGCCACCAAGGCCACGATAGCTTCTTGCAAATACCAAGAAGAGATTGCCAAGTTCTATCCTCAAATAAAATCTTACGGCATAGCCTGTCCGGGTCTTGCCGATGCCATAGATGCACAAGATTATCCCTTGATTGAAGATTTAATTTTTAAGGCTAGCGAAAAGATTGATGCCGATACAGATGTTGCCATTTTGGCATGCACTCACTATCCCCTTGTAAGAGATGTCTTCGAAAATATTTTTAAAAAGAAAAATTTGGCTCCAATTTTAATCGATCCAGCAGACGGTCTTGCCATCGAAATCGAAAACTATATTAAAAAAAGTGGCATGAAATCGTCTAAGGGCGAGTTGCATTTCTACTCGACAGCTGATTTAAATGAATTTATAAGCAAATCTGAAAAACTTTTAAATAAATAA
- the eno gene encoding phosphopyruvate hydratase, with amino-acid sequence MSLINSVHAREVLDSRANPTVEVEIYTEDGGFGRAIVPSGASTGAYEAVELRDGDKKRYMGKGVQKAVDNINEIIAPKLYDYDVFDQIGVDTMMLELDASPNKGNLGANAILGVSMALARAAADELNLPLYQYLGGVGARTLPVPMMNILNGGQHADNNVDIQEFMISPIGAASFKEGLRMCSEIYHNLKNVLKEKNLSTGVGDEGGFAPNLASNEEAFEVIVEAIKKAGYKPGEEVVLAVDVASSEIYKDGKYELAGEKKTLTSREMIDFYKHLISKYPIVSIEDGLAEDDWESWTIMTKELGDKIQIVGDDLFVTNVKRLREGIEKKAANAILIKLNQIGTISETLETIELAKRNGYATVISHRSGETEDSTIADLAVAVNAGQIKTGAPARTDRVAKYNQLLRIEDEFMGLSTYPGNIYKK; translated from the coding sequence ATGAGTTTAATAAATAGTGTACACGCCAGAGAAGTTTTAGATTCTAGAGCCAATCCGACAGTTGAAGTAGAAATTTATACAGAAGATGGTGGATTTGGAAGGGCAATAGTGCCAAGTGGAGCTTCAACTGGTGCTTATGAAGCAGTTGAACTTAGAGATGGCGACAAGAAAAGATACATGGGCAAGGGAGTTCAAAAGGCAGTAGATAATATAAATGAAATAATTGCCCCCAAGCTCTACGACTATGATGTATTTGATCAAATAGGCGTTGACACAATGATGCTAGAGCTAGATGCAAGTCCTAACAAGGGAAATTTGGGAGCCAATGCCATACTTGGAGTTTCCATGGCCTTGGCAAGAGCTGCCGCTGATGAATTAAATCTGCCCTTGTACCAATATCTTGGTGGAGTGGGTGCAAGGACTCTGCCAGTGCCTATGATGAACATATTAAATGGCGGTCAACACGCAGATAACAATGTGGATATACAAGAATTTATGATATCTCCAATAGGAGCGGCTTCTTTTAAAGAAGGTTTGAGAATGTGTTCTGAAATTTATCACAATCTAAAAAATGTTTTAAAAGAAAAAAACCTAAGCACAGGTGTTGGTGACGAAGGTGGATTTGCTCCTAACTTGGCATCAAATGAAGAAGCCTTTGAAGTAATCGTTGAAGCTATCAAAAAGGCTGGCTACAAGCCAGGAGAAGAGGTAGTCTTGGCAGTGGATGTTGCTTCAAGCGAAATATACAAGGATGGCAAATATGAGCTTGCTGGAGAAAAAAAGACTCTGACATCTAGAGAAATGATAGATTTCTATAAGCATTTGATTTCCAAGTATCCAATAGTATCAATAGAAGATGGACTTGCAGAAGATGACTGGGAGTCTTGGACAATTATGACAAAAGAGCTTGGCGACAAGATTCAAATAGTTGGAGATGACCTTTTTGTAACTAATGTAAAAAGACTAAGAGAAGGAATCGAAAAGAAAGCTGCAAATGCGATTTTAATAAAATTAAATCAAATCGGAACAATTTCTGAAACTTTGGAAACAATCGAACTTGCAAAGAGAAATGGATATGCAACTGTCATCTCTCACAGATCTGGAGAAACAGAAGACTCTACAATTGCAGACTTGGCAGTCGCAGTAAATGCAGGACAAATAAAAACTGGAGCGCCAGCAAGAACTGATAGAGTAGCAAAATACAACCAACTCCTTCGCATAGAAGACGAATTTATGGGTCTTTCAACTTATCCTGGAAATATATACAAAAAATGA
- a CDS encoding nicotinate phosphoribosyltransferase, whose translation MIFHNKNNLSLLADFYEFTMGNGYFEAGKKDEITYFDMFFRSAPDEATYAIIAGLEQVIEYFENLKFDEEDIEFLRSKKIFSEGFLDYLKNFKFECDVWAMKEGTVAFPGEPLMVVRGPAIQAQMLETMILLTINHQSLIATKANRIVTAAKGRAVSEFGSRRAQGYSGANEGARAAYIGGCIGTANTLAEKTYGVPALGTMAHSWVQMFPSEIDAFRAYARTYPHASTFLVDTYDVLKEGIPNAIKVFNEEVLPRGYRPIAIRIDSGDIAYLSKKARQMLDEAGFEDVKIMASNSLDEFTIENLFMQGAKIDLFGVGERLITSKSSPVFGGVYKLTAVEEEGKIISKIKISENVSKITNPGFKKVYRFYDKKSKKALADLVTLYDEELSDDSIEIFHPVYTWKRKIIENFEKEELLVRIYDKGKLVYKIPSLEEIRKRAKDQLESLWEEMKRLENPQEYIVDLSENLWKLKNDLLAKHGKSYKG comes from the coding sequence GCAGATTTTTATGAATTTACTATGGGCAATGGATATTTTGAAGCGGGCAAAAAAGACGAGATTACATATTTTGACATGTTCTTTAGATCTGCTCCTGATGAGGCAACCTATGCAATAATAGCGGGGCTAGAACAGGTCATAGAATATTTTGAAAACTTAAAATTTGATGAAGAAGATATAGAATTTTTGAGGAGCAAAAAAATATTTTCGGAAGGCTTCTTGGACTATCTCAAAAATTTTAAATTTGAATGTGATGTCTGGGCTATGAAAGAAGGCACAGTTGCATTTCCGGGAGAGCCTCTTATGGTCGTAAGAGGGCCTGCAATTCAAGCACAAATGCTAGAAACTATGATTTTATTAACTATAAATCATCAGTCTCTTATAGCGACAAAGGCAAACAGAATAGTGACTGCCGCAAAGGGAAGGGCGGTATCTGAATTTGGATCTAGAAGGGCCCAAGGCTATTCAGGAGCAAATGAAGGAGCAAGGGCAGCTTATATAGGAGGCTGCATAGGAACAGCCAACACCTTAGCTGAAAAGACTTATGGAGTGCCAGCTCTTGGCACTATGGCCCATTCATGGGTACAGATGTTCCCATCAGAAATTGATGCCTTTAGAGCCTATGCGAGAACTTATCCTCACGCCTCAACCTTTTTAGTTGACACCTATGATGTTTTAAAAGAGGGAATCCCAAATGCCATCAAAGTATTTAATGAAGAAGTTTTGCCAAGAGGATATAGACCTATTGCCATAAGAATAGACTCAGGAGACATAGCCTATCTTTCCAAAAAGGCAAGACAAATGCTAGATGAAGCAGGCTTTGAAGATGTGAAAATCATGGCTTCAAATTCTCTTGATGAATTTACAATTGAAAATCTTTTTATGCAAGGAGCAAAAATTGACCTCTTCGGAGTCGGAGAAAGACTTATAACATCAAAATCATCTCCAGTTTTTGGAGGAGTTTATAAACTTACGGCAGTCGAAGAAGAAGGCAAGATAATATCCAAGATAAAAATTTCGGAAAATGTGTCTAAAATCACCAATCCAGGTTTCAAAAAAGTATATAGATTCTATGACAAAAAAAGCAAGAAGGCCTTGGCAGACCTTGTGACCTTGTATGATGAAGAGTTGAGCGACGACTCAATCGAAATTTTCCATCCAGTCTACACTTGGAAGAGAAAAATTATAGAAAACTTTGAAAAAGAAGAACTTCTTGTGAGAATTTATGACAAGGGGAAATTGGTCTACAAAATTCCAAGTCTAGAAGAAATTAGAAAGAGGGCAAAAGATCAACTAGAAAGCCTTTGGGAAGAAATGAAGAGACTTGAAAATCCACAAGAATACATCGTAGACCTTTCAGAAAATCTTTGGAAATTGAAAAATGACTTGCTGGCAAAACATGGTAAGTCTTATAAGGGTTAA
- a CDS encoding histidine phosphatase family protein — translation MRRLIFIRHGEAEEGYSDRHRHLTERGIANLKNTLPILKTYVANKDYKIYSSPITRALETATILSQILDKKFQEVQFLAQGDLRKVILGCEKDINILISHQPFIGDWIYELTGEMVEVKKGSIHIVDLLKDYGYTGKLIKL, via the coding sequence ATGAGAAGACTAATCTTCATAAGACATGGAGAAGCTGAAGAGGGTTATAGTGACAGGCATAGGCATTTGACAGAAAGAGGGATAGCTAATTTAAAAAACACCCTTCCAATTTTGAAGACCTATGTTGCAAACAAAGACTATAAAATTTATTCATCACCCATAACAAGAGCTTTAGAAACTGCTACAATTTTGAGCCAAATTCTTGATAAAAAATTTCAAGAGGTTCAATTTTTGGCTCAGGGTGACCTGAGAAAGGTGATCCTCGGATGTGAAAAAGATATAAATATTTTGATAAGCCATCAGCCTTTTATAGGCGACTGGATATACGAATTGACAGGTGAGATGGTAGAAGTGAAGAAGGGCTCAATTCACATAGTAGATCTCTTGAAGGACTATGGCTATACTGGAAAATTAATAAAACTATAA
- the surE gene encoding 5'/3'-nucleotidase SurE: MKILVTNDDGVFAPGIAYLSKALEEAGYEVVVFAPHIENSGKSHAITLREPMLIKEEKIEGLRAKVYSVTGTPVDCVRIAHQVCKDKIDLVFSGCNLGYNAGMDILYSGTVSAAIEANLFGVSGLALSAKSVNAKAYFETAVKFGLEVLKEEEDFLKNNVSVLNINVPFLPTSEIKGKKYCKVAKDALDDYEMIQKDNCISLELKGRAKKDLEEDTDRAYLEKGYVTITPLIHDLTNKKLIKELQDK, translated from the coding sequence ATGAAAATTTTAGTTACAAATGATGATGGAGTATTTGCTCCGGGGATTGCCTACTTGTCAAAGGCTCTGGAAGAAGCAGGCTATGAGGTAGTGGTGTTTGCACCACATATTGAAAACTCTGGCAAGAGCCACGCCATAACCCTTAGAGAACCCATGCTCATAAAAGAAGAAAAGATAGAAGGCCTAAGAGCCAAGGTCTACTCTGTGACGGGTACGCCTGTAGACTGCGTAAGGATAGCCCACCAAGTTTGCAAGGATAAAATAGACTTGGTATTTTCTGGTTGCAATTTGGGTTATAATGCTGGCATGGACATTCTCTATTCGGGGACTGTTTCAGCAGCCATTGAGGCAAATCTTTTTGGAGTATCTGGCCTTGCTCTTTCGGCAAAAAGCGTAAATGCCAAGGCCTATTTTGAAACGGCTGTCAAATTTGGGCTCGAAGTCTTAAAAGAGGAAGAGGATTTTTTAAAAAACAATGTTTCTGTTTTAAATATAAATGTGCCTTTTTTGCCTACAAGTGAAATCAAGGGGAAAAAATATTGCAAGGTGGCAAAAGATGCTCTTGATGATTATGAGATGATCCAAAAGGACAATTGCATCAGTCTTGAATTAAAGGGCAGGGCAAAAAAAGACTTAGAAGAAGACACGGATAGAGCTTATTTGGAAAAGGGTTATGTGACAATAACGCCACTAATCCATGACTTGACCAATAAAAAACTCATAAAAGAATTGCAGGACAAATAA
- a CDS encoding MBL fold metallo-hydrolase, with translation MKFCSLASGSSGNCEFIEYKSTKILIDAGLSGKKIEGLLESIKRAPESIDAIFVTHEHTDHIQGLGVLAKRYGYKIFTNKSTLMGIIGKLKNFPLENVFVFENGLPFKFKDIDVIPMRTFHDCMEGTSFVFKGGKKKISILTDTGYVNPDMLAGMEGSDLFFIEANHNENMLLEGSYPWATKQRILSNKGHLSNEMCADVLSKLLKKKNEKVILAHLSKDNNKPDLAEDEVVTNLMGKSFIKDIDYKIEVAKREVASLIHEVR, from the coding sequence ATGAAATTTTGCTCACTCGCTTCAGGCTCTTCTGGCAACTGCGAGTTCATAGAATATAAATCAACCAAAATTTTAATAGATGCCGGTCTTTCAGGAAAGAAAATTGAAGGGCTCCTAGAATCAATTAAAAGAGCTCCGGAGTCCATAGATGCAATCTTTGTGACTCACGAACACACAGACCACATACAGGGGCTTGGTGTTTTGGCGAAACGCTATGGCTATAAAATCTTTACTAACAAATCGACTCTTATGGGGATTATTGGCAAATTAAAAAATTTTCCCTTGGAGAATGTATTTGTCTTTGAAAATGGCCTGCCTTTTAAATTTAAAGATATAGACGTGATTCCCATGAGGACTTTTCACGACTGCATGGAAGGCACTAGCTTTGTTTTCAAAGGCGGTAAGAAAAAAATTTCCATTTTGACGGACACCGGCTATGTAAATCCAGATATGCTTGCTGGTATGGAAGGCTCCGACTTATTTTTTATAGAGGCCAACCACAACGAAAATATGCTCTTAGAGGGAAGCTATCCTTGGGCGACTAAGCAGAGGATTCTATCTAACAAGGGGCATCTATCTAATGAAATGTGTGCAGATGTTCTCTCTAAGCTTTTGAAAAAGAAAAATGAAAAAGTAATCCTAGCCCATCTTTCAAAAGACAACAATAAACCTGACTTGGCAGAAGACGAAGTGGTTACAAATCTTATGGGCAAATCCTTTATAAAAGACATAGACTACAAGATAGAGGTGGCAAAAAGAGAAGTGGCCTCCTTGATACATGAGGTGAGATGA
- a CDS encoding phosphoglycerate kinase translates to MYRSIENVDYKDKTVLVRVDFNVPIKDGKVTDNKRIVAALPTIKYLLKTCKNVVLMSHLGRPKGQYNKEFSLQAVAEELQKHLDNKVVFLPDENVVSDKVIEGVKNLKKGEVALIENTRFVKGEEKNDQEFAKKLASLGDAFVNDAYGTSHRAHASNVGVSKFLDMALGYLVEKEVKSMDMVLKNPKRPFYAILGGAKVSDKIGVIENLLGKVDGIIIVGAMAFTFLKALGKPVGKSLVEEDKLDLAKDILKRAKEKSVEIILPVDFVVASEFSELGEVKEVKEIPDGFMGLDIGRESLRLIEDKLKDAKSVIWNGPCGVFEMEKFSKGTFELARILANLDAITIVGGGDSASAVKKSGYEDKFTHVSTGGGASLEYLEGKILPGIEPAMIGDAK, encoded by the coding sequence ATGTATAGAAGTATAGAAAATGTAGATTACAAAGACAAGACAGTCCTTGTAAGAGTAGATTTTAATGTGCCAATAAAAGATGGCAAGGTCACAGACAACAAAAGGATAGTCGCAGCCCTGCCAACTATAAAATATCTTTTAAAAACTTGTAAGAATGTCGTTTTGATGTCACATCTGGGAAGACCCAAGGGTCAATACAACAAAGAGTTTTCCTTGCAAGCAGTGGCTGAGGAATTGCAAAAACACCTAGACAATAAGGTTGTATTTTTGCCTGATGAAAATGTGGTATCAGACAAGGTCATAGAAGGAGTTAAGAATTTAAAAAAGGGAGAAGTTGCCCTTATAGAAAATACTCGCTTTGTAAAAGGCGAAGAAAAAAATGACCAAGAATTTGCAAAAAAACTTGCAAGTCTTGGAGATGCCTTTGTAAATGATGCCTATGGTACAAGCCATAGGGCTCATGCGTCAAATGTTGGCGTTTCAAAATTTTTGGATATGGCCCTGGGCTATTTGGTGGAAAAAGAAGTAAAGTCTATGGATATGGTTTTAAAAAATCCTAAAAGACCTTTTTATGCAATTTTAGGAGGGGCAAAAGTATCTGATAAAATCGGAGTGATAGAAAATCTACTTGGCAAGGTGGATGGAATAATAATTGTCGGCGCCATGGCATTTACTTTTTTGAAGGCCCTTGGAAAACCAGTCGGCAAGAGCCTTGTCGAAGAAGATAAGCTCGATTTGGCGAAGGACATCTTAAAAAGAGCCAAGGAAAAGTCGGTTGAAATTATTTTGCCGGTGGATTTTGTGGTGGCATCGGAATTTTCAGAACTGGGAGAAGTAAAAGAAGTCAAAGAGATCCCGGATGGCTTTATGGGACTTGATATAGGTAGAGAAAGTCTAAGGCTCATAGAGGACAAACTAAAAGATGCCAAGTCTGTAATATGGAATGGACCTTGTGGAGTTTTTGAAATGGAAAAATTCTCAAAGGGAACTTTTGAACTTGCAAGAATTTTGGCAAATCTTGATGCCATAACCATAGTAGGAGGAGGGGACTCTGCTTCAGCTGTAAAAAAATCTGGCTATGAAGACAAATTCACCCATGTATCAACTGGTGGCGGGGCATCTTTGGAATATTTAGAAGGCAAAATTTTGCCGGGCATCGAACCTGCCATGATAGGTGATGCAAAATGA
- the gap gene encoding type I glyceraldehyde-3-phosphate dehydrogenase — MIKVGLMGFGRIGRDFVRSYFLRKRKEDLGFKLVNINASTAPEVMAKLLKRDSIYRLFDGEISYGQDYLEVDGEKVYITAERDPKKAPWKDLGLDIIVDSTGAFKEREKANWHLQSGAKKVILTSPGKDEDITIVMGVNDCLYDKDKHNIISNASCTTNCLAPIAKVILDKFGIEKAFMTTIHAYTGDQNILDNRHKKGDMRRARAGAENIVPTSTGAAKAVGLVIPELKGKFHGISMRVPIPVGSLVDATFILPKEVTKDEVNQAVKEAAEGPMKGILEYSEEELVSSDIIGNPHASIFDSLLTTVDKNVIKLVSWYDNEWGYTQRVVDLTSKIAKEI; from the coding sequence ATGATTAAAGTAGGTTTGATGGGCTTTGGTAGGATTGGAAGAGATTTCGTGAGGTCTTATTTTTTGAGAAAGAGAAAGGAAGATCTCGGATTTAAACTGGTAAATATCAACGCCTCGACAGCACCAGAAGTCATGGCTAAGCTCTTGAAAAGAGATAGCATATATAGACTTTTTGATGGTGAAATTTCTTACGGACAAGACTATTTGGAAGTAGACGGAGAAAAAGTCTATATAACAGCCGAAAGAGATCCTAAAAAAGCACCTTGGAAGGATTTGGGTTTAGATATAATCGTAGATTCTACTGGCGCTTTTAAGGAGAGAGAAAAAGCAAATTGGCATTTGCAATCAGGTGCTAAAAAAGTCATACTTACAAGCCCTGGCAAGGACGAAGACATAACAATTGTCATGGGAGTAAATGACTGCTTGTATGACAAGGACAAGCACAATATAATTTCTAATGCTTCATGTACTACAAATTGTTTGGCTCCTATAGCCAAAGTTATCCTTGATAAATTTGGCATTGAGAAGGCCTTTATGACAACTATCCATGCATATACAGGAGATCAAAATATTTTAGATAATCGCCATAAAAAAGGCGATATGAGAAGGGCAAGAGCTGGAGCTGAAAACATCGTGCCTACTTCAACTGGCGCAGCTAAGGCTGTCGGTTTGGTAATACCAGAACTAAAGGGCAAATTTCATGGCATCTCTATGAGAGTGCCTATACCCGTTGGCTCTTTGGTAGATGCGACCTTTATTTTGCCAAAAGAAGTGACTAAAGACGAGGTCAACCAAGCTGTAAAAGAAGCGGCAGAGGGTCCTATGAAGGGAATTCTTGAATATTCAGAGGAGGAATTAGTTTCATCGGATATAATAGGCAATCCTCACGCCTCTATATTTGATTCTCTACTGACAACTGTGGACAAAAATGTTATCAAGTTGGTGTCATGGTATGACAATGAATGGGGATATACTCAAAGAGTTGTGGACTTGACATCAAAAATCGCTAAGGAGATTTGA
- the tpiA gene encoding triose-phosphate isomerase — MRRKLIAGNWKMNLDIERSKALLEKILSRPLSTGVDILICPSFMSIPLASKMLEGSKIHLGAQNMSSHEEGAYTGEVSGAFLKPFGVSHVILGHSERRKYFSESDDFINQKVKKALEFGLNPILCLGESLDEREAGLHKKKIKKQIEDGLKDIDKTWAEDIIIAYEPIWAIGSGKTASAEQAQEMCKYIREVLEGLYSETAQKMRILYGGSVNPSNIKDLMSEEDIDGALIGGASLKAEDFVNLVNFGEEK, encoded by the coding sequence ATGAGAAGAAAATTGATTGCTGGCAATTGGAAAATGAATCTGGACATAGAAAGAAGTAAAGCACTTCTTGAAAAAATTTTAAGTAGACCCTTATCTACTGGAGTTGATATTTTGATATGCCCAAGCTTTATGTCAATTCCTCTTGCAAGTAAAATGTTGGAAGGAAGCAAAATTCATCTAGGAGCGCAAAATATGTCTTCACATGAAGAAGGTGCCTATACAGGCGAAGTGTCTGGGGCATTTTTAAAGCCTTTTGGCGTATCGCACGTCATCTTGGGTCATTCAGAAAGAAGAAAATATTTTTCAGAAAGTGACGACTTTATAAATCAAAAAGTAAAAAAAGCTTTGGAATTTGGACTAAACCCCATACTTTGTTTGGGAGAAAGTCTAGATGAAAGAGAGGCCGGTCTTCACAAGAAAAAAATCAAAAAACAAATTGAAGACGGTCTAAAAGATATAGATAAGACCTGGGCAGAGGATATCATAATAGCCTATGAACCAATTTGGGCAATAGGAAGTGGAAAGACAGCCTCGGCAGAACAAGCACAAGAAATGTGCAAGTATATAAGGGAAGTTTTAGAAGGACTCTATTCAGAAACCGCTCAAAAGATGAGAATCCTATACGGGGGAAGTGTGAATCCATCAAATATAAAAGATTTGATGTCCGAAGAAGATATAGACGGAGCCTTGATAGGAGGAGCCTCTTTAAAGGCAGAAGATTTTGTAAACCTTGTAAATTTTGGTGAAGAAAAATGA
- a CDS encoding hydrolase, whose protein sequence is MKDVKAEKNKFVPRIDTELKKRLVKIPEVIYKASGIQIMDKRIKSFLFTNDVSIICNSNAHAIMCVYPFTPQLSIIKSILDVASVPVFPGVGGGTTTGARTLNIAMQAELLGAHGVVVNAPMINETITDLKEILDVPVIATVISKKDDIIGKVKAGARILNVAGGKKTPELVRECRKILGDEFPIIATGGHTDEHILETIQAGANAITYTPKSSSEIFSDVMDEYRKSKEDM, encoded by the coding sequence ATGAAAGATGTAAAAGCAGAAAAAAATAAATTTGTTCCCCGAATAGATACAGAGCTCAAAAAAAGATTGGTAAAGATACCAGAAGTCATATACAAGGCGAGTGGTATTCAAATAATGGATAAGAGAATCAAATCATTTTTATTTACAAATGACGTCTCCATAATTTGCAACAGCAATGCCCATGCCATCATGTGCGTCTATCCCTTCACGCCCCAGCTTTCAATAATAAAATCCATTCTAGATGTGGCAAGCGTACCAGTCTTTCCAGGAGTAGGCGGCGGTACGACAACAGGTGCCAGAACTCTAAATATAGCCATGCAAGCGGAACTACTCGGCGCCCATGGGGTCGTTGTAAATGCGCCCATGATAAACGAAACTATAACAGATCTAAAAGAAATCTTAGATGTACCTGTAATAGCAACAGTCATCTCCAAAAAAGATGACATCATAGGAAAAGTCAAGGCTGGTGCTCGCATACTAAATGTTGCAGGCGGCAAAAAGACCCCAGAACTAGTAAGAGAATGTCGAAAAATCTTGGGAGATGAATTCCCAATAATAGCAACTGGTGGTCACACAGATGAGCATATCTTAGAAACTATACAAGCTGGAGCAAATGCCATAACCTATACTCCCAAATCGAGTTCAGAAATTTTTTCTGATGTCATGGATGAATATAGAAAATCAAAAGAAGATATGTAA